From the genome of Candidatus Eisenbacteria bacterium, one region includes:
- a CDS encoding CapA family protein, protein MIACCAVLVAARPGAAPPARGTSIEDFESGTVILAGYPGQDVQPDAWELTGEETWGGSAWALRLHGNTWKTESIDSAAVDSGTVWRVATLVERTGDMQAFGVGDGTNELLYTFAGADLPQGNEWWTVYQGAFPVGEWTAYLLPIGRDWMATYGYLPAIDRLFYINDDDGGSGGEIVFDEIADVTDDLPVAPSVTILRDVKSCKQLDEKRFRVGVQFHCAVVDPDSDTLFYCWDFGDGGGSGETDPYHEFLIEADYAYTVGLTVYDPDRLAGHDTCRVAVEPGEGDLPFTINFVGDIFTGRAYEYAGGIIETQGIEALFEPTLGIFGNAADLNVCNLECSYTDRGTPHPTKSVVFRSRPENIHGIRYAGVDLVTLANNHIVDYGGEGMAQTIDSLDAMGIAYSGAGANETYALRPVFRSMRGIRVAFLGQCNRCGRKWNYQPFLDAGACKPGFAYLVPHNLEQAIPYARDLADVVVIQLHSGDEYQTAPPERGGPPRIEASEIAADDPDFRFRVEPTLGERALRRMAIDLGADVVINHHPHVLQGFESYDGRLIAHSLGNFIFDLYYPETMPTIVLTLEIDDTGIIGYTFVPAWIDDTIPHPATGRLGREILDRMADYSRPMGALVAVDPEACRARIHLSRSAIDSTVSEATVSDTLVEEDGWFLSPPLEIEGRGNLSEVVAIETPSPTGWDVRWGREILWHGGFEEEGATLWEVNTSDEWITDSLFHSGKRCLALRRTSSSGGQTGTDLERHLPCDPEKEHSSSGLVRAENAGDPRVLARFYADRYSSSYMSSTQLADPFDGDCDWTRQWRNLETPAGADYFEVRCGQDPPSSGVGLAWFDDIRFIEWEPWTPAEGGAAVPSPNNHRFLQVRTSSSGIDSARVRYAETAYDAVSTETAAGTPPPPAAPFLRNAPNPFNPRTIIECVPPGRGTARASLAVYDIRGRRTALLFDGALTGGETSRFVWDGRDDRGRPAPSGVYLARMETAGGIFTRKMVLLR, encoded by the coding sequence TTGATCGCATGCTGTGCGGTCCTTGTCGCCGCTCGTCCCGGCGCCGCGCCCCCCGCGCGCGGCACGTCGATCGAGGACTTCGAGTCGGGGACGGTGATTCTCGCCGGTTATCCGGGCCAGGACGTTCAGCCGGACGCCTGGGAGCTGACCGGCGAGGAGACCTGGGGCGGAAGCGCATGGGCGCTCCGCCTTCACGGAAACACGTGGAAGACGGAGTCGATCGACTCCGCCGCCGTCGACTCGGGGACGGTCTGGCGCGTGGCGACGCTGGTCGAAAGGACCGGCGACATGCAGGCCTTCGGCGTCGGCGACGGGACGAACGAACTTCTATACACTTTCGCCGGCGCGGACCTCCCCCAGGGAAACGAGTGGTGGACCGTATATCAGGGCGCCTTCCCCGTCGGCGAATGGACCGCCTACCTCCTCCCCATCGGCCGGGACTGGATGGCGACCTACGGTTATCTCCCCGCGATCGACCGTCTTTTTTACATCAACGACGACGACGGGGGAAGCGGAGGCGAGATCGTCTTCGACGAGATCGCCGACGTGACCGACGACCTGCCCGTGGCGCCGAGCGTCACGATTCTGCGCGACGTGAAAAGCTGCAAGCAACTAGATGAAAAGCGGTTTCGCGTGGGCGTGCAGTTCCACTGCGCCGTCGTCGATCCCGATTCGGACACGCTTTTCTACTGTTGGGATTTCGGCGACGGCGGCGGGAGCGGGGAGACCGATCCCTATCACGAGTTCCTGATCGAGGCGGACTACGCCTATACCGTGGGCCTCACCGTCTATGATCCGGACCGTCTCGCCGGACACGACACCTGCCGCGTGGCGGTCGAGCCGGGCGAGGGGGACCTCCCCTTCACGATCAACTTCGTCGGCGACATCTTCACCGGCCGGGCCTACGAATACGCGGGCGGGATCATCGAAACGCAAGGAATCGAAGCGCTCTTCGAGCCTACGCTCGGTATCTTCGGAAACGCTGCGGACCTGAACGTCTGCAACCTGGAGTGTTCCTACACCGACCGGGGGACACCGCACCCGACCAAGTCGGTGGTCTTCCGCAGCCGGCCTGAGAACATCCACGGCATCCGCTATGCGGGCGTGGATCTGGTCACCCTCGCCAACAACCACATCGTCGACTACGGCGGTGAGGGGATGGCGCAAACCATCGATTCCTTGGACGCGATGGGGATCGCCTACTCCGGCGCCGGCGCGAACGAAACCTACGCGCTCCGGCCGGTCTTCCGTTCCATGCGCGGGATACGGGTCGCCTTCCTCGGCCAGTGCAATCGCTGCGGAAGAAAATGGAACTACCAGCCTTTCCTCGACGCCGGCGCCTGCAAGCCCGGTTTCGCCTACCTCGTCCCGCACAACCTGGAACAGGCGATTCCATACGCCCGGGACCTGGCGGACGTGGTGGTGATCCAACTCCACAGCGGCGACGAGTACCAGACCGCGCCGCCGGAGAGGGGCGGACCTCCGCGGATCGAGGCGTCGGAGATCGCCGCAGATGACCCGGATTTCCGCTTCCGCGTCGAGCCGACCCTCGGCGAGCGCGCGCTCCGCCGCATGGCGATCGACCTCGGCGCCGACGTGGTGATCAACCACCACCCCCACGTCCTGCAGGGATTCGAGTCCTACGACGGGCGCCTGATCGCTCACAGCCTCGGCAATTTTATTTTTGATCTTTATTATCCGGAGACGATGCCCACCATCGTGCTCACCCTGGAGATCGACGACACGGGGATCATCGGCTACACGTTCGTCCCCGCCTGGATCGACGACACCATTCCGCATCCGGCGACCGGCCGCCTCGGCCGCGAGATCCTGGACCGGATGGCGGATTACAGCCGGCCGATGGGGGCGCTCGTCGCCGTCGACCCGGAGGCCTGCCGGGCCCGGATCCACCTCTCGCGCTCCGCAATCGACTCGACGGTGAGCGAGGCGACCGTCTCGGACACCCTCGTCGAGGAAGACGGCTGGTTCCTCTCGCCCCCTCTGGAAATCGAGGGGCGGGGAAATCTCTCGGAGGTGGTCGCCATCGAGACCCCATCGCCGACCGGTTGGGATGTCCGTTGGGGACGGGAGATCCTCTGGCACGGCGGCTTCGAGGAGGAGGGGGCCACCCTCTGGGAGGTGAACACCTCCGACGAGTGGATCACGGACTCTCTCTTCCACTCGGGCAAGCGCTGCCTCGCCCTCAGGCGCACCTCCTCCAGCGGCGGCCAGACCGGAACGGATCTGGAGAGGCATCTCCCCTGCGATCCGGAAAAGGAACACAGCTCTTCCGGTCTCGTGCGCGCCGAGAACGCCGGCGATCCGCGCGTTTTGGCCCGCTTCTACGCCGACCGCTATTCCTCTTCCTATATGAGCAGCACCCAGCTCGCGGACCCCTTCGACGGCGACTGCGATTGGACCCGCCAGTGGCGGAATCTGGAGACGCCGGCGGGGGCGGACTACTTCGAGGTCCGCTGCGGCCAAGACCCGCCCTCCTCCGGCGTCGGCCTCGCCTGGTTCGACGACATCCGCTTCATCGAGTGGGAGCCTTGGACGCCGGCGGAAGGCGGCGCGGCGGTCCCGTCGCCGAACAACCATCGATTTCTTCAGGTGCGAACCTCATCCTCCGGAATCGACTCGGCGCGCGTGCGCTACGCCGAGACGGCCTACGACGCCGTCTCCACGGAAACCGCCGCCGGAACGCCCCCGCCGCCGGCGGCGCCGTTTCTCCGCAACGCGCCCAACCCCTTCAACCCGCGCACGATCATCGAGTGCGTCCCTCCGGGACGAGGAACGGCGCGCGCGTCCCTCGCCGTTTACGACATTCGCGGGAGGAGGACGGCGCTCCTCTTCGACGGCGCGCTCACCGGTGGCGAGACGAGCCGTTTCGTTTGGGACGGGAGGGACGACCGGGGCCGGCCGGCGCCGAGCGGCGTCTATCTCGCCCGGATGGAGACGGCGGGCGGAATCTTCACCCGTAAAATGGTTCTCCTCCGCTGA
- a CDS encoding PD40 domain-containing protein codes for MAEAPAPEYDRPRPFDLAGWSVQPQLNRISRGGNTHQVEPRIMQVLVILAGRAGEIVTRDELLDAVWGETIVCEDALTRAVSDLRGLLGDDPRSPKMIETIRKRGYRLIAPVRFAEAGAGRSALRPGRSRSFTLRLLIPAGALVAVFIAALLWLRRPSEGPATAPTLSGMPFTSFRGDEIHPALSPDGNLVAFAWTGEEEAGDFDIYVKQANTETPLRLTDHPSQEYFPVWSPDGSAVAFYRSGDRGGIYTVPAIGGPARRVASVRGIRGFDWSPDGTQFALSVKDSLADIYRIRLYSLENAGERWITSPSPGQGGDRDPRFSPDGRSLSFVRSDAALRDDLWLVPSDGGDERPITRSQHRIAGQDWRADGRRIVFAAAPTTEYNLWSLSVSDGRLTWLPTRGGSPLRPSLASRGRGLVFEELAMDLNVWRLDLAGGGDEENGPLIASTREDCCARFSPDGERLLFLSSRSGNREIWVCRRDGSDPRQITHFEGTWISGADWSPEGGRIGFTAFPEGYSAVYLVDPEGGAPRRLTEGRRHEEFCRWSADGRWLYFYTHRDDSWEIKHVAAKNGRVEPVLVPGCRVLHASTDGECFYYYRPPENGIWRHSLAGDGPDECVVPADRTASWSGERVADRGVYATLREGERTLLVFLDFASGETDTLVSFAEPAGSGLDVSPDGREALVDRVERSARDLILVPDFF; via the coding sequence ATGGCGGAAGCCCCGGCGCCCGAGTACGACCGTCCCCGCCCGTTCGATCTCGCGGGTTGGTCGGTTCAACCGCAGCTGAACCGGATCAGCCGGGGGGGAAACACCCACCAGGTCGAGCCGCGGATCATGCAGGTTCTGGTGATTCTGGCGGGGCGCGCCGGGGAGATCGTCACGAGGGACGAGCTGCTGGACGCGGTGTGGGGGGAGACGATCGTCTGCGAGGACGCCCTCACCCGGGCGGTCTCGGACCTGCGCGGTCTCCTCGGCGACGATCCCCGCTCCCCGAAAATGATCGAGACGATCCGGAAGCGGGGATACAGGCTGATCGCGCCGGTTCGCTTCGCAGAAGCCGGCGCCGGGCGTTCCGCCCTCCGCCCGGGCCGCTCTCGTTCCTTCACGCTTCGCCTATTGATCCCGGCGGGGGCGCTGGTCGCCGTCTTTATCGCCGCCCTTCTCTGGCTCCGCCGCCCCTCCGAGGGACCCGCGACGGCGCCCACCCTTTCCGGCATGCCATTCACCAGCTTCCGAGGGGATGAAATCCATCCCGCCCTTTCACCGGACGGAAACCTGGTCGCCTTTGCCTGGACGGGCGAGGAGGAGGCGGGCGATTTCGATATCTACGTGAAACAGGCGAACACCGAAACGCCGCTCCGACTGACCGATCACCCCTCCCAAGAGTACTTCCCGGTCTGGTCTCCCGACGGGAGCGCCGTCGCTTTCTACCGCTCCGGCGACAGGGGGGGAATCTATACGGTCCCCGCCATCGGCGGACCGGCCAGACGGGTGGCGTCCGTGCGCGGGATCCGCGGTTTCGATTGGTCGCCGGACGGCACGCAATTCGCTTTATCCGTAAAAGACTCCCTTGCCGACATCTACCGGATACGTCTTTATTCGTTGGAGAACGCCGGGGAGCGTTGGATCACCTCCCCCTCTCCGGGCCAGGGGGGGGATCGGGATCCCCGTTTCTCGCCGGACGGTCGATCCCTCTCCTTCGTACGGTCCGACGCGGCGCTCCGGGACGATCTTTGGCTCGTTCCGTCGGACGGCGGCGACGAACGGCCGATCACCCGGTCGCAGCACCGGATCGCCGGCCAGGATTGGAGGGCCGACGGACGCCGGATCGTCTTCGCCGCCGCCCCGACGACCGAATACAACCTGTGGAGCCTCTCCGTCTCCGACGGCCGGCTCACCTGGCTGCCGACCCGGGGCGGTTCGCCGCTCCGTCCCTCTCTCGCCTCGCGCGGGCGCGGCCTGGTCTTCGAAGAACTCGCCATGGACCTGAATGTTTGGCGCCTCGATCTCGCGGGCGGCGGGGACGAGGAGAACGGCCCGCTCATCGCCTCCACTCGAGAAGACTGCTGCGCCCGCTTCTCACCGGACGGGGAGCGGCTTCTCTTTCTTTCCAGCCGGTCGGGGAACCGGGAGATCTGGGTCTGCCGGCGCGACGGGTCGGACCCGCGGCAGATCACCCATTTCGAGGGGACTTGGATTTCAGGCGCGGATTGGTCCCCCGAGGGGGGGCGGATCGGGTTCACCGCCTTTCCCGAGGGATATTCGGCGGTTTACCTGGTCGATCCGGAGGGGGGAGCGCCTCGGCGTCTCACCGAAGGGAGGCGGCATGAAGAGTTTTGCCGCTGGTCCGCCGACGGTCGTTGGCTCTATTTTTACACGCACCGGGACGATAGCTGGGAGATCAAGCATGTCGCCGCCAAGAACGGCCGGGTGGAGCCGGTGCTCGTTCCCGGCTGCCGTGTGCTTCATGCCTCCACCGATGGCGAATGCTTCTATTATTACCGGCCGCCGGAGAACGGAATCTGGCGGCATTCCCTCGCGGGGGACGGTCCGGACGAGTGCGTTGTGCCGGCGGATCGCACCGCCTCCTGGAGCGGCGAGCGCGTCGCCGACCGGGGGGTTTACGCCACCCTTCGTGAGGGGGAACGGACCCTCCTCGTCTTCCTCGATTTCGCCTCCGGCGAGACGGACACCCTCGTCTCGTTCGCCGAGCCCGCGGGATCCGGCCTGGACGTCTCCCCGGACGGGCGCGAAGCGCTCGTCGACCGTGTGGAGCGCTCCGCGCGCGATCTCATCCTCGTTCCCGATTTCTTCTGA
- a CDS encoding SpoIIE family protein phosphatase has product MSDRPTRSVLLLISLAVLLYSGAYLAREYTLVHRLVTAVDIWSWLRLGPEPPAEFHDVDEEDFVRPPIPKRGDRLLSFNGLPATSENYFLVFNPETPPGREVTIRFESDGEERTTLVRARPIPLSLRAQIVGLFVLRTLITAALVLVGFWALLRRPDSPGVRILAFFCYSMAIGMLLNRIIGAEDYAAFAIPYGRVLLQIFTGFAFFAPVFWLLLQLVFPAPEPFFHAHRRAVTAVLFLPGLVIGALYLTGVVRLPVPLAVHRSVYLAAGSLLLARHYFRADTLLARRQTKLLIMGSVPGLLLYGVLPWVALLAGDWARGWTVTVRLLTANANFLLVLLIPITFAYAFGRYRLLEVEGRLNRGARLLAVNTALLVVFFGFLYLFSEILLDRLGVVSRAPTLVVALGLAIGFAPAQRRIRREIADRLYPERNRLRALIRDFLRSPDSSADPDTFWRELTRKLAAGIAAREVAPLLEANGGDALILAGEPTPFHRSDPSVREIGALDHPLFVDELIESGRFDLNEEQKRWLGERLGAVLLPLNAPSGRVGFLLLGPKRDGEDYTPEELSLLGSLAAQIGLAAENIRLLEEKVEKRKLEEQLQLARNIQEGLLPGRLPPTPGLHVAASIRFCLDVAGDYYDVIEMEDGRTLLAIGDVAGKGVGAALLMASLQASLRTASGVQTPLPDLIRKVNALVYRNTPPELFISLFTALFDPRTGNFSYVNAGHNYPLVVRKDGGVEGLVRSGLLLGVDPETEYEEGSTTLEPGDRVLMYTDGVNEAMDAGETEFGDLRVARIASESGGLPLRDVLGRLETEVFRHTGRTELEDDFTLLAAERIDGNGEGDAAS; this is encoded by the coding sequence GCGGTGGACATATGGAGCTGGCTCCGCCTCGGACCCGAGCCGCCCGCCGAGTTCCATGACGTGGACGAAGAGGACTTCGTCCGGCCCCCCATCCCGAAACGGGGAGACAGGCTCCTCTCCTTCAACGGCCTGCCGGCGACGAGTGAGAACTATTTTCTCGTCTTCAACCCCGAAACGCCTCCGGGCCGGGAAGTGACGATTCGCTTCGAGAGCGACGGCGAGGAGCGGACCACTCTGGTGCGGGCCCGTCCCATACCGCTGAGCCTGCGCGCGCAGATCGTCGGCCTCTTCGTGCTCCGCACGCTGATCACGGCGGCGCTGGTTCTCGTCGGTTTCTGGGCGCTCCTCCGGCGCCCCGATTCGCCGGGCGTGCGGATCCTCGCGTTTTTTTGCTATTCCATGGCGATCGGCATGCTTCTGAACCGGATCATCGGCGCCGAAGACTACGCGGCTTTCGCGATCCCCTACGGGAGAGTCCTTCTGCAGATCTTCACCGGTTTCGCATTCTTCGCCCCCGTCTTTTGGCTTCTTCTGCAGCTCGTTTTCCCGGCGCCGGAGCCGTTCTTCCACGCCCACCGGAGGGCGGTCACGGCGGTCCTCTTCCTCCCCGGCTTGGTGATCGGCGCTCTCTACCTCACCGGCGTGGTGCGCTTGCCGGTCCCCCTGGCCGTACACCGGAGCGTGTACCTCGCCGCGGGGAGCCTCCTTCTGGCGAGGCACTACTTCCGTGCCGACACCCTCCTCGCCCGCCGCCAAACCAAGCTGCTGATCATGGGGTCCGTTCCCGGACTGCTCCTCTATGGCGTCCTCCCCTGGGTCGCCCTTCTCGCCGGGGATTGGGCGCGGGGTTGGACGGTCACCGTGCGGCTCCTGACCGCCAACGCGAACTTCCTCCTCGTCCTGCTCATCCCGATCACGTTCGCCTATGCCTTCGGCCGCTATCGTCTGCTGGAGGTGGAAGGGAGGCTGAACCGGGGCGCGCGCCTCCTCGCGGTGAACACGGCGCTTCTCGTGGTGTTTTTCGGATTCCTTTATCTGTTCAGCGAAATCCTTCTCGATCGTCTCGGCGTGGTGAGCCGCGCCCCCACGCTGGTCGTCGCCCTCGGACTCGCCATCGGCTTCGCGCCCGCGCAGCGGCGGATCCGGCGTGAAATCGCGGACCGCCTCTATCCGGAGCGGAACCGCCTGCGCGCCTTGATACGCGATTTCCTTCGCTCACCCGATTCGAGCGCCGATCCGGATACCTTTTGGAGGGAGCTGACGCGCAAGCTCGCCGCCGGGATCGCCGCGCGGGAGGTGGCGCCTCTCCTGGAAGCGAACGGCGGCGACGCGCTGATTCTCGCGGGCGAGCCGACCCCCTTCCACCGTTCGGATCCGTCGGTGCGGGAGATCGGCGCTCTGGATCATCCCCTCTTCGTGGACGAACTGATCGAAAGCGGCCGTTTCGACCTGAACGAGGAGCAGAAACGATGGCTCGGCGAACGGCTCGGCGCCGTGCTCCTCCCGCTCAACGCGCCTTCCGGTCGGGTCGGGTTTCTCCTTCTCGGTCCGAAGCGGGACGGCGAGGACTACACGCCGGAGGAGCTCTCCCTTCTCGGCTCCCTGGCGGCGCAGATCGGCCTCGCCGCGGAAAACATCCGGCTCCTCGAGGAGAAGGTGGAGAAGAGGAAGCTGGAGGAGCAGCTCCAGCTCGCCCGGAACATCCAGGAAGGGCTCCTGCCGGGGCGGCTTCCGCCGACGCCGGGGCTTCATGTGGCGGCGAGCATCCGGTTCTGTCTCGATGTGGCGGGGGACTACTACGACGTCATTGAAATGGAGGACGGCCGCACCCTCCTGGCGATCGGCGACGTGGCCGGCAAGGGAGTGGGGGCGGCGCTTCTGATGGCGAGCCTGCAGGCGTCGCTGCGCACCGCCAGCGGCGTACAAACTCCGCTTCCGGATCTGATCCGCAAGGTCAACGCGCTCGTGTACCGGAACACGCCTCCGGAACTCTTCATCTCCCTCTTTACGGCGCTCTTCGATCCGCGTACGGGGAATTTCTCCTACGTGAACGCCGGCCATAACTACCCGCTCGTGGTCCGGAAGGATGGCGGCGTGGAAGGTCTCGTGAGGAGCGGCCTTCTTCTCGGCGTGGACCCGGAGACGGAGTACGAGGAGGGCTCGACGACGCTTGAGCCGGGGGACCGCGTGTTGATGTACACCGACGGAGTCAACGAGGCGATGGACGCGGGGGAGACCGAATTCGGCGATCTCCGGGTCGCCCGGATCGCTTCGGAGAGCGGGGGGCTTCCCCTTCGAGACGTTTTGGGGCGGCTCGAGACGGAGGTGTTCCGCCACACCGGGCGGACGGAGCTGGAAGACGATTTCACGCTTCTCGCCGCCGAGAGGATCGACGGAAACGGCGAGGGCGACGCCGCCTCTTGA
- a CDS encoding SBBP repeat-containing protein has protein sequence MLPNVFRSIASRGATALLAVAASTAAAENAELLAGVSVPFIENRGARPEEVAFYTRVLGGGLFVTYGGSLVYDLRSRRGDGGAVLTEKPEGGRISRIEGDEPVSFRVGEFRGSDPSRWERGAPAYRKLDMGERFDGVRITLRAGGGNVEKRFHVAPGADPAGIRMRVEGADRLWIDEGGRLVCETARGPVLFTAPAAFQEQDGVRVSVAVAYRAAEGDLSYGFRVGPYDESRELVIDPLLASTFLGGTSDEGDWSCNAVAEDASGNLYVAARVQSMDFPFTSGAYDTISGPGTDIFIVKMSGDMTSLLAATFLGGSSSEGTGQGDCLALDGDCNVYVAGFTMSNDFPVTPGARDTTYAANGDVFVSKFDPDLTTLLASTYFGKRQYESANTVLVDDQGRVFVAGRTKSDNLPTTPGCYDSTWNGQGPVSWGGDLFITRFDSDLTVLEASTYLGSAGWEQGGYMALDGEGNPVIAGSTGGSDFPTTGGVYDETYNGGVLAGGDVFVARMDSDLTTLLASTFLGGSANDFGHAVTLDDSGRVYVTGETGEASTSDFPTTPGAYDETYNTWGGNNRNDVFLSRLSPDLSTLQASTFLGGGGLEIGLSVRVNSEGDLFVSGSTVSYDFPTAPCAYDPGYNGGSQDYGGDLFVSRLDGDLTELRASTFLGGSGEESSGRMILDGDENPVVVGQTPSANFPCAPGAWAANHSGGFGDDVVLVRLDAGLSEAGTAVEEGAPPPVGAALTIRPNPFNPSTTVSFEMKKAGRVAADIFDSAGRFVAHLVEGTFDPGPVRIAWDGAGRNGEPLPSGVYLCRLRAGGEILCAKMILLR, from the coding sequence ATGTTACCAAACGTTTTCCGCTCCATCGCCTCCCGGGGCGCCACGGCGCTCCTGGCGGTTGCGGCGTCCACCGCGGCGGCCGAAAACGCAGAACTCCTTGCCGGCGTTTCGGTTCCGTTCATCGAGAACCGGGGCGCCCGGCCGGAGGAGGTCGCCTTCTACACCCGCGTCCTCGGCGGCGGACTTTTCGTAACGTACGGCGGTTCGCTCGTATACGACCTCCGCTCCCGCCGGGGAGATGGAGGGGCGGTTCTTACAGAGAAACCGGAAGGGGGGCGGATATCCCGAATCGAAGGGGACGAACCGGTCTCCTTCCGCGTCGGCGAATTCCGAGGCTCCGATCCGAGCCGCTGGGAAAGAGGCGCCCCCGCCTATCGAAAACTCGACATGGGCGAGCGTTTCGACGGCGTGCGAATCACCCTCCGCGCGGGCGGCGGCAACGTGGAAAAGCGCTTCCACGTCGCGCCGGGCGCCGATCCGGCGGGGATCCGCATGCGCGTCGAGGGGGCGGACCGTCTGTGGATCGACGAGGGGGGACGGTTGGTCTGCGAAACCGCGCGCGGGCCCGTACTCTTCACCGCGCCCGCCGCCTTCCAGGAGCAAGACGGCGTCCGCGTGAGCGTCGCTGTCGCCTATCGGGCGGCGGAGGGGGATCTCTCCTACGGCTTTCGCGTCGGTCCCTACGACGAGAGCCGGGAGCTGGTGATCGACCCGCTCCTCGCCTCCACATTCCTCGGCGGGACGAGCGACGAGGGGGACTGGTCCTGCAACGCCGTCGCCGAGGACGCTTCCGGAAACCTCTACGTCGCCGCCCGGGTCCAGTCGATGGACTTTCCCTTCACCTCCGGCGCCTATGACACCATCTCGGGCCCGGGAACGGATATCTTCATCGTGAAAATGAGCGGCGACATGACCTCCCTTCTGGCCGCCACCTTTCTCGGCGGATCGAGCAGTGAAGGGACGGGACAGGGGGACTGTCTCGCCCTCGACGGCGACTGCAACGTGTATGTGGCCGGCTTCACGATGTCGAACGATTTTCCGGTAACGCCCGGCGCGAGAGACACGACCTACGCGGCCAACGGCGACGTGTTCGTCTCCAAGTTCGACCCGGACCTCACGACGCTCCTCGCCTCCACCTATTTCGGAAAGCGCCAGTACGAGTCGGCGAACACGGTTCTCGTCGACGATCAGGGCCGGGTTTTCGTGGCGGGGCGGACCAAGTCGGACAACCTCCCCACCACCCCCGGTTGCTACGACTCCACGTGGAACGGACAGGGGCCCGTCTCCTGGGGTGGAGATCTCTTCATCACCCGTTTCGACTCCGACCTGACCGTGCTCGAGGCGTCCACTTATCTCGGTTCCGCCGGTTGGGAGCAAGGAGGGTACATGGCCCTCGACGGAGAGGGCAACCCGGTGATCGCCGGCTCCACGGGCGGGAGCGATTTCCCGACGACCGGCGGCGTCTACGACGAGACTTATAACGGCGGTGTTTTAGCGGGCGGCGACGTCTTCGTCGCTCGGATGGATTCGGACCTGACCACTCTCCTCGCCTCCACATTCCTCGGCGGGTCCGCCAACGATTTCGGCCACGCCGTCACGCTGGACGACTCCGGCCGCGTCTACGTCACCGGAGAGACCGGCGAGGCCTCCACGTCGGACTTCCCCACCACGCCCGGCGCCTACGACGAGACCTACAACACCTGGGGGGGAAACAACCGGAACGATGTTTTTCTCTCCCGCCTTTCGCCGGATCTCTCGACGCTGCAGGCATCCACCTTCCTCGGAGGCGGAGGCCTCGAGATCGGTCTCTCGGTCCGGGTAAACAGCGAGGGGGACCTCTTCGTATCCGGGAGCACCGTCTCCTACGACTTCCCGACCGCTCCCTGCGCCTACGATCCGGGTTACAACGGCGGTTCGCAGGATTACGGCGGCGATCTCTTCGTCTCCCGGTTGGACGGGGATCTCACCGAACTCAGGGCTTCCACCTTTCTCGGCGGAAGCGGCGAGGAAAGCTCGGGACGGATGATTCTGGACGGCGACGAAAACCCGGTGGTGGTCGGCCAAACCCCTTCCGCGAACTTTCCCTGCGCGCCGGGCGCCTGGGCGGCGAATCACAGCGGCGGCTTCGGCGACGACGTGGTCCTCGTCCGGCTGGACGCGGGGCTCTCCGAGGCGGGGACGGCGGTGGAGGAAGGCGCTCCCCCGCCGGTCGGGGCGGCGCTCACGATCCGGCCGAACCCCTTCAATCCGAGCACGACCGTTTCGTTCGAAATGAAAAAGGCGGGGCGCGTCGCGGCGGACATCTTCGATTCCGCGGGGCGCTTCGTGGCCCATCTCGTCGAGGGGACCTTCGATCCCGGACCTGTTCGGATCGCATGGGACGGCGCCGGCCGAAACGGCGAACCGCTTCCGAGCGGCGTCTATCTCTGCCGGCTCCGCGCCGGCGGCGAGATACTCTGCGCCAAGATGATTCTGCTGCGCTGA